A window of the Desulforapulum autotrophicum HRM2 genome harbors these coding sequences:
- the ftcD gene encoding glutamate formimidoyltransferase, producing the protein MKKIVECVPNFSEGRDSGVINAIADAVRATEGCTLLDVDSGYATHRTVYTFVGDPDAVVQGALAAARVARKKIDMTRHRGKHPRFGALDVCPFIPVANVTMDECVAVSKAFARKASQELKVPVFLYEESAAGDYRRRLPDIRQGEYEGLAERLKDPRWKPDFGPAEFVPAWGATATGARNFLIAYNVNILGTPNQAHRIALNLREAGRGEDQPGRLRDVKGMGWFVDEYGMAQVTVNLNNYRVTPIHLLFEEVKREAEALHVAVAGSEIVGIVPLESILMAADYYIEKEGLFLYEERSRIRLVIERMGLNSVAPFVSEKKIIEYIVADPPDEPLAGLSVRRFIEEISARTSAPGGGSASVAIAAIGTALGAMVAKLTQGVRKFETVEPQMQKSIPVLHELTRSLIPMIDADTSAFNDYMEGVRMPRDTPEEQAVRMARMQAGLKTAIQVPMAVMRHGDRAWDALCEVAKYGNPASISDVQVGAKALETGIWGAFQNVVINMADVIDPAFKDEIMTEARAIETRARIKCRQVLEILDNIQTTFLREKR; encoded by the coding sequence ATGAAAAAGATAGTCGAGTGTGTGCCCAATTTTTCAGAGGGCCGGGACAGCGGCGTGATTAATGCCATTGCCGATGCCGTCCGGGCCACGGAAGGCTGTACCCTCCTGGATGTGGATTCGGGATACGCCACCCATCGGACGGTCTATACCTTTGTGGGAGATCCTGATGCTGTTGTCCAGGGTGCCCTTGCGGCAGCCCGGGTGGCAAGAAAAAAAATCGATATGACAAGGCACAGGGGGAAGCACCCCAGGTTTGGTGCCTTGGATGTCTGTCCCTTTATTCCCGTGGCCAATGTGACCATGGACGAATGTGTGGCCGTATCAAAAGCCTTTGCCCGAAAAGCCTCACAGGAGCTGAAGGTCCCGGTGTTTCTCTATGAGGAATCTGCAGCCGGGGATTACCGGCGGCGGCTACCTGACATCCGCCAGGGGGAATATGAGGGACTGGCCGAACGGTTAAAAGATCCCCGGTGGAAACCGGACTTTGGGCCGGCCGAGTTTGTGCCGGCCTGGGGGGCAACGGCCACGGGTGCCCGTAATTTTCTCATTGCCTACAACGTCAACATCCTGGGAACCCCCAACCAGGCCCACCGTATTGCCCTTAATTTAAGGGAAGCCGGCCGGGGGGAGGACCAGCCTGGTAGGCTTCGGGATGTTAAGGGAATGGGCTGGTTTGTGGACGAGTATGGCATGGCCCAGGTAACGGTGAATCTTAACAATTACAGGGTCACCCCCATCCATCTGCTGTTCGAAGAGGTTAAAAGGGAGGCCGAGGCCCTGCATGTTGCCGTTGCAGGTTCTGAGATTGTTGGTATCGTTCCCCTGGAATCGATTCTCATGGCGGCGGACTATTACATTGAAAAGGAGGGGTTGTTCCTCTATGAAGAGCGGTCCAGGATTCGCCTGGTCATAGAGCGCATGGGGCTCAACTCCGTGGCACCGTTTGTGTCCGAAAAAAAGATCATTGAATACATCGTGGCTGACCCCCCGGACGAACCCCTGGCAGGTCTGAGTGTTCGCAGGTTTATCGAGGAGATCTCGGCCCGGACCTCAGCTCCCGGCGGCGGATCGGCCTCTGTGGCCATTGCGGCCATTGGTACGGCCCTTGGCGCCATGGTGGCTAAGCTCACCCAGGGTGTAAGAAAGTTTGAAACGGTGGAACCCCAGATGCAGAAGAGCATCCCCGTGCTCCATGAACTGACCCGAAGCCTTATTCCCATGATTGATGCCGACACCTCGGCCTTTAACGACTACATGGAAGGGGTGAGAATGCCCCGGGACACCCCGGAAGAACAAGCGGTCCGCATGGCCAGGATGCAGGCCGGGCTGAAAACAGCCATCCAGGTGCCCATGGCCGTCATGCGCCATGGTGACAGGGCCTGGGATGCCCTGTGTGAGGTGGCAAAATATGGAAACCCTGCGTCCATCTCCGATGTCCAGGTGGGGGCAAAGGCCCTTGAGACCGGTATATGGGGGGCTTTCCAGAACGTTGTGATCAACATGGCCGATGTCATTGACCCGGCCTTTAAAGACGAGATTATGACCGAAGCCAGGGCCATTGAAACTCGCGCCAGGATTAAATGCCGCCAGGTGCTTGAAATCTTGGACAATATTCAGACAACATTTTTAAGGGAAAAACGCTGA
- a CDS encoding pyridoxamine 5'-phosphate oxidase family protein, translating to MFKPMTRGEKQLSPGDTLDLLKQAEEGVLATIGADGYPYAVPLNFVYHGGAVIFHCGKSGHKLDNIAHNDRVSFCVIHGSEIVPQKFDTLYKSVVIFGRVVELLDREKEEGLVALVQRFSSNYLEAGKKYIDNSKHKTRVFKIEIEHITGKIGK from the coding sequence ATGTTCAAACCGATGACAAGAGGGGAAAAACAGCTTTCCCCGGGTGATACCCTTGATCTTTTAAAGCAGGCAGAAGAGGGCGTTCTGGCAACCATTGGTGCAGACGGGTACCCCTATGCCGTACCCCTCAATTTCGTTTACCATGGTGGTGCCGTTATTTTTCACTGTGGAAAATCAGGCCATAAGCTGGATAATATCGCCCACAATGACAGGGTTTCGTTCTGTGTGATTCATGGATCTGAGATTGTCCCCCAAAAGTTCGATACCCTGTATAAAAGCGTGGTTATCTTTGGCAGAGTCGTGGAACTCCTTGACCGGGAAAAGGAGGAGGGGCTTGTGGCCCTTGTTCAACGCTTTTCAAGCAATTACCTGGAAGCCGGGAAAAAATATATCGATAATTCAAAGCACAAGACCCGGGTGTTTAAAATTGAAATCGAACATATCACGGGTAAGATTGGAAAATAA
- a CDS encoding IMPACT family protein, producing the protein MSDKNSATGAETTPGPDDFYSIDRGRTLSVKIKRSEFICALEPVTTVEDAKAFISAISLEHRQATHNCWAYRVGEKAEMSHSSDNGEPSGTAGRPMLNALESNGLTQVAAVVTRYFGGVKLGIKGLIQAYAGAVQAVVDSASLTRLVRCKQYVVKVPYTFNDTFLHLLKAHRVTVLDTVYTEDVTHTLGVEESSWSNVQELLDGYVAAGKIVLVS; encoded by the coding sequence GTGTCTGATAAGAATAGTGCAACGGGTGCAGAAACAACCCCTGGTCCGGATGATTTTTATTCTATTGACCGGGGCAGAACCCTATCGGTAAAAATTAAGCGGTCCGAGTTTATCTGTGCACTGGAACCTGTCACCACCGTTGAAGATGCCAAGGCGTTTATTTCTGCCATCTCGTTGGAGCACCGCCAGGCCACCCATAATTGCTGGGCCTATCGTGTGGGGGAAAAGGCTGAGATGAGCCACAGTTCGGACAATGGAGAGCCTTCGGGTACGGCCGGGCGGCCCATGCTCAATGCCCTTGAGTCAAACGGACTCACCCAGGTGGCTGCTGTTGTGACCCGTTATTTCGGTGGGGTAAAGCTTGGTATAAAAGGGTTGATCCAGGCCTATGCCGGGGCTGTCCAGGCTGTGGTTGATTCGGCATCCCTGACACGGCTTGTCCGGTGTAAGCAATATGTGGTCAAGGTTCCCTACACCTTTAACGACACCTTTCTTCATCTTTTGAAGGCCCACCGTGTGACGGTTTTGGATACGGTTTACACTGAAGATGTTACCCATACCCTTGGGGTTGAGGAGTCAAGCTGGTCCAATGTTCAGGAGTTGCTCGACGGATACGTGGCTGCCGGAAAGATTGTCCTGGTTAGCTGA
- the hutI gene encoding imidazolonepropionase: MRGNLIIKNASQLVTCSGFRAKQGAEMSELGIIENGAVIVEKGMITAVGDSDDLLTGFNTEGFDIVDAAGKSVLPGFVDSHTHFVFAGYRPDEFAWRLRGDSYMDIMRRGGGIANTVKATRRAGKDTLISLGLKRLDTMLAFGVTTVEGKSGYGLDHDTEIKQLEVMQALNRIHPVDVAVTFLGAHATPAEFKGRKDAFIDLVVEMLDEVAERGLAQFCDVFCEKNVFSVDQAERLLMQAKTLGMGAKIHADEMVQLGGAELSARLKAVSADHLLQASDQGILAMARAGVVATLLPGTAFSLKEPYARARFMIDQGCAVALATDFNPGSCFSNSIPLMFALATLYMGMATEEAVTALTINGAAALNRADTIGSIDVGKHGDLVILEYPSYRFLPYHVGMNIVEKVVKQGNIVFSKA, translated from the coding sequence ATGCGGGGAAACCTAATCATAAAAAATGCATCCCAGCTGGTGACCTGCAGTGGGTTCAGGGCAAAGCAGGGAGCGGAAATGTCCGAACTTGGTATCATTGAAAACGGGGCCGTGATCGTTGAGAAGGGTATGATAACCGCTGTGGGTGATTCCGACGACCTCCTGACTGGGTTCAACACGGAGGGGTTTGACATTGTTGATGCGGCTGGCAAGTCGGTATTGCCTGGATTTGTTGATTCCCACACCCACTTCGTGTTTGCCGGATACCGGCCGGATGAGTTTGCCTGGCGGCTCAGGGGTGACAGCTACATGGATATCATGCGCCGGGGGGGGGGGATTGCCAACACGGTCAAGGCTACACGAAGGGCCGGAAAAGATACCCTGATCTCCCTGGGTCTGAAAAGACTGGATACCATGCTCGCGTTTGGCGTCACAACGGTGGAGGGTAAGAGTGGCTATGGCCTTGACCATGACACGGAGATCAAACAGCTTGAAGTGATGCAGGCCCTGAATCGGATACACCCTGTGGATGTTGCGGTCACCTTTCTTGGTGCCCATGCCACGCCTGCCGAATTCAAGGGGCGGAAAGACGCTTTTATTGATCTTGTGGTGGAGATGCTTGACGAGGTTGCAGAACGGGGGCTGGCTCAATTCTGTGATGTTTTCTGCGAGAAGAATGTTTTTTCCGTGGACCAGGCGGAACGACTCCTCATGCAGGCAAAAACCCTTGGGATGGGGGCCAAGATACATGCCGACGAAATGGTTCAGCTGGGGGGTGCCGAGCTCAGTGCGCGGTTAAAGGCCGTTTCTGCGGACCATCTTCTCCAGGCGTCTGACCAGGGGATTCTTGCCATGGCCAGGGCAGGTGTTGTGGCAACGCTTTTGCCGGGCACGGCATTCAGCCTGAAGGAGCCCTATGCCCGGGCCCGTTTCATGATTGATCAGGGGTGTGCTGTTGCCCTTGCAACGGATTTTAACCCGGGGTCCTGCTTTTCAAACTCCATTCCATTGATGTTTGCCCTGGCAACCCTGTACATGGGTATGGCAACGGAAGAGGCTGTCACTGCCCTGACCATCAACGGGGCCGCAGCCCTGAACCGTGCCGATACCATCGGGAGCATCGATGTCGGTAAGCACGGAGACCTTGTGATTCTTGAATATCCTTCCTACCGGTTTCTGCCCTACCATGTGGGGATGAATATCGTTGAAAAGGTGGTTAAACAGGGAAATATCGTTTTTTCAAAAGCATAG